The sequence TGGGCTGTTGATTTCTTCCAACCCCCGGTACAGGGGCGAGTTGGAGATGGCCATGATCCGGGCGCACAGCACAGGCTCCGCGCTCATGGCTTCGACAATTTCCTGCAGTCGGGTATTTTGGGCGTTCAGGAGCTGCCAAAGCCTTAAGACCATGGGTTTTAAAGGGGGCAGATCGCGGTCGCTGAGTTTGTCCAGGTTGATCATGATTTGGTCTTTGTGTGGAAAAGGGTTGTTTCACGGCCATGGGCCTTGATGCGTTCTTATCCGTGAGGGGCTAGCACAACCGGATGGAGCAGGGCAATGGGCTGATATTTTGGCTTGTGTTTATCTATCTGAAATACAGGGAGAAATTTATGAAGATAACTTTTCTTGGCGCGGCGCGCACCGTGACCGGTTCATGCTATGTGCTCGAATGCGAGCAGACCCGTTTCGCCATTGATTGCGGCATGCATCAAGGCAACAGGGACATTGATGGACGCAACTGGGACGAGAACGGCATGTATCGTCCCGAATCCCTGGATTTCATCCTGCTGACGCACGCGCATATCGACCACTCCGGCCTGCTCCCGCGCCTGGTGTCCCAGGGCTTCAAGGGTCCGGTCTACACCACGGCTCCGACCAAGGATCTGCTTGGGATCATGCTCGAGGACAGCGCCCGCATCCAGGAGACCGAAGCGCAGTGGCGCAGCACCAAGAAGCAGCGGGTCGGCGCTCCGCCTGTGGAGCCCCTCTACACGGTGGAGGATGCCCAGAAGGCGCTGACGCAGCTCAAGACTCAGGAATACAATCAGGTCTTTGAACCGAAACCGGGCGTGCGGGTGATTTTCAACAACGCCGGGCATATTTTGGGTTCGGCGTTCATCGAGCTGTGGGTCAAGGAAGGGGACGAAGAGACCAAGCTGGTTTTTTCCGGGGATCTCGGGCGCCCCAATCAGCTGCTGGTTCCCAACCCCCAGACCGTGGAAACGGCCGATTTTCTTTTTCTGGAGTCAACCTACGGTTCGCGCAACCACAAGAATGAGACCCAGAGCCGACAGGAACTGGCCGAGGCCATCGCCTACAGCTACAAGCGCGGAGAAAAGGTCATCATCCCGGCATTTGCCGTGGAGCGCACCCAGGAGCTGCTCTACACACTCCATCTCCTGCTTCAGGAAGGGCTGCTGCCGGCGGACATGCCCGTTTATTTGGACAGTCCGCTG is a genomic window of Desulfomicrobium baculatum DSM 4028 containing:
- a CDS encoding MBL fold metallo-hydrolase RNA specificity domain-containing protein; protein product: MKITFLGAARTVTGSCYVLECEQTRFAIDCGMHQGNRDIDGRNWDENGMYRPESLDFILLTHAHIDHSGLLPRLVSQGFKGPVYTTAPTKDLLGIMLEDSARIQETEAQWRSTKKQRVGAPPVEPLYTVEDAQKALTQLKTQEYNQVFEPKPGVRVIFNNAGHILGSAFIELWVKEGDEETKLVFSGDLGRPNQLLVPNPQTVETADFLFLESTYGSRNHKNETQSRQELAEAIAYSYKRGEKVIIPAFAVERTQELLYTLHLLLQEGLLPADMPVYLDSPLAIKATEIFRRHWDYYDQQTKELVKNGQNPLDLPNLRFTLTPDESRAINVSQESAIVIAGSGMANAGRIKHHLRHNIWKTGASIVFVGFQAEGTPGRRIVDGAKSIRILGEELSVKAKVFTIGGFSGHAGQTQILDWLSHLRNPEMQVYLIHGEHSGQKVLADLIREKFKLTVHIPDYLDECLLEKGGRFELTARPTLAAPRIDWDYLLEETSGKLVQVRERVDYLQRMGQTNQVEIRGSLLAINSRLSSIMSELMFEQKQKPKQD